One Halalkalicoccus tibetensis genomic region harbors:
- a CDS encoding RNA 2'-phosphotransferase, protein MGAIRRCPDHGPFAGEACPACGEGGDPLLEGGHRKRLSKFMSGALRHFPKDAGLSLDERGWTGYDDLVRTVVGKYDWAEPEHVEAVIVTDPKGRFERADGRVRAAYGHSVEVDLGEAETPVPDELYHGTAPENVTSIREEGLKPMGRQHVHLSGTVEEALEVGRRHSPDPTVLVVDAAGMEGDGHRIVRRATGIYTTDRVPPEYLSVHE, encoded by the coding sequence ATGGGTGCGATCCGTCGCTGTCCCGACCACGGGCCCTTTGCGGGAGAGGCATGCCCGGCCTGCGGCGAGGGGGGCGACCCGTTGCTGGAGGGAGGGCACCGGAAACGCCTCTCGAAGTTCATGAGCGGTGCGCTCAGGCATTTCCCGAAGGACGCCGGCCTCTCGCTCGACGAACGGGGCTGGACGGGGTACGACGACCTCGTCCGAACGGTGGTCGGGAAGTACGACTGGGCCGAGCCGGAGCACGTCGAGGCCGTGATCGTCACCGACCCGAAGGGGCGCTTCGAGCGCGCCGACGGGCGGGTGCGAGCCGCCTACGGCCACTCGGTCGAGGTCGATCTCGGGGAGGCGGAGACGCCGGTTCCCGACGAACTGTATCACGGGACCGCCCCCGAAAACGTCACATCGATCCGCGAGGAGGGGCTGAAGCCGATGGGCCGCCAGCACGTCCACCTCTCGGGGACGGTCGAGGAGGCGCTCGAAGTGGGGCGGCGACACAGCCCCGATCCGACGGTCCTAGTCGTGGATGCGGCGGGCATGGAGGGCGACGGGCATCGGATCGTCCGGCGCGCGACGGGGATCTACACGACCGACCGGGTACCGCCCGAGTACCTCTCGGTCCACGAATGA